The Methanofervidicoccus sp. A16 genome has a segment encoding these proteins:
- a CDS encoding DUF5591 domain-containing protein — MLEPIHYDIGRICKESYRKDGEYTPKIIDRDILMDIKPPLLKVPFDTPREVAEVLLNINRDKLHGTVELGDCALKYFIVNVGKHLDLLDSIFNDNSDLVIIGDGRRLIKRKELVPLLQKIRTSISPNSAIYFPTALPWEIPLLVYLGVDYFDYSSAYYYGSLGYYFTKNRMISTDGDKEEIINHNIEIISQVLMEVRYCIREGTLRNLVEETTVSDPYLRANYKRYEPDLRNIPLSKGKKIIVTIDETEIPEVKKYIERARNYQLFTDAIVLLPCSSKKPYSRSKSHSYFINAIRSAGLPVEEVIITSPYGVVPRALEGVVNYDIPVTGRWSLEEIEFINRELDNLLKRGKEKFQHLKIVAHLPDHYLEILRDTCERYGDLIVTSKGDPTSSESLKTLKDTLRELKEECGIKEKELKKLKKMQTLHNYKELSKFQFRKNFIPDNVIVKGNIKKFFIKRDNKLVQICSINPETGLYVLTYEGGRLLGKVNWVEVNFKVKKGALFPPGFEDCDENISVRDEVVIIYEEEVVGVGRSILNGSEMKRAERGRLVNIRHVSGG; from the coding sequence ATGTTAGAACCTATCCACTACGACATAGGTAGAATATGTAAGGAGAGTTATAGAAAAGATGGTGAATACACTCCAAAGATAATAGACAGGGATATTTTAATGGATATCAAACCTCCTCTGTTAAAGGTACCTTTTGACACTCCAAGGGAGGTGGCAGAGGTTCTACTGAATATAAACAGGGATAAACTCCATGGTACCGTTGAATTAGGGGACTGCGCCCTCAAATACTTTATAGTTAATGTAGGGAAACATCTGGACTTGCTAGACAGTATATTTAATGATAACTCTGATTTAGTGATAATAGGAGATGGTAGAAGACTTATAAAGAGAAAAGAATTAGTACCGTTGCTACAGAAGATAAGAACATCCATATCTCCAAACAGTGCTATATACTTCCCTACAGCACTACCTTGGGAGATTCCTCTACTGGTATATCTAGGTGTAGATTACTTCGATTACTCCTCTGCCTACTACTACGGATCCCTTGGCTACTACTTTACAAAGAATAGAATGATATCAACAGATGGAGATAAAGAGGAGATAATAAACCACAATATAGAGATTATCTCCCAGGTACTGATGGAGGTAAGGTACTGTATAAGGGAGGGAACTCTTAGGAACCTGGTTGAGGAGACTACAGTATCAGATCCCTATCTACGGGCAAATTACAAAAGATATGAGCCAGACTTGAGGAATATCCCATTATCAAAGGGGAAGAAGATAATCGTCACAATAGATGAGACTGAGATACCTGAGGTAAAAAAATACATAGAGAGGGCGAGAAACTACCAGTTATTTACAGACGCTATAGTTCTACTACCTTGCTCCTCTAAGAAACCTTATTCACGATCTAAGTCCCACAGTTATTTCATAAATGCAATAAGATCTGCAGGTCTTCCAGTTGAAGAGGTTATTATCACATCTCCCTACGGTGTAGTCCCCAGGGCTCTCGAGGGCGTAGTAAATTACGATATCCCAGTTACAGGTAGGTGGTCCCTGGAGGAGATAGAGTTTATCAACAGGGAGTTAGACAATCTCTTAAAAAGGGGAAAGGAGAAGTTCCAACATCTGAAGATAGTGGCACACCTACCTGATCACTACTTGGAGATATTGAGGGATACCTGCGAGAGATACGGAGATCTTATAGTAACATCTAAAGGTGATCCAACATCCTCAGAATCCCTGAAAACTTTAAAAGATACACTTAGAGAGTTGAAGGAGGAATGTGGAATAAAGGAGAAAGAGTTAAAAAAGTTAAAAAAAATGCAAACCCTCCACAACTACAAGGAGCTCTCAAAGTTTCAGTTTAGGAAGAACTTCATCCCTGACAATGTGATAGTTAAGGGAAATATTAAGAAGTTCTTTATAAAAAGGGATAATAAATTAGTCCAGATATGTTCCATAAATCCTGAGACTGGTCTCTACGTTTTAACTTACGAGGGAGGGAGATTACTTGGGAAGGTGAATTGGGTAGAGGTTAATTTTAAGGTTAAAAAGGGAGCCCTATTTCCACCAGGATTCGAGGACTGTGATGAGAATATCTCTGTAAGGGATGAGGTGGTAATTATCTACGAGGAGGAGGTAGTTGGAGTTGGGAGATCTATTTTAAATGGTTCTGAGATGAAGAGGGCTGAAAGGGGGAGGTTGGTGAATATTAGGCACGTAAGTGGTGGTTAA
- the thiL gene encoding thiamine-phosphate kinase, with translation MTELDIIKTIIDNITYRGDVVKGIGDDCAVFKLGDAYLTITTDMMFRSTHFPDILTPFQIGMRVITATVSDICAMCARPLGIVVSMGLPKIDRDFLLELIRGIDYACRKYSCPIVGGDTNRAKELTLCGTAIGITDNPVYRGGNVGEDIMVTYDIGRVFCALEILKMRDKGVISKKTFYNLWEEYPDIMKKLLEPSARVREGLILNKYVSSCCDVSDGLKKELFYIGNFEVSSKKLLRVVPKDVIEFCDRFQINPIHAALNSGEEFELLFTTKRCDDVVEVLRRECNGEAKKIGKVIEEGCYIDGEELELGGYIHSWE, from the coding sequence ATAACAGAATTAGATATAATAAAAACTATTATAGATAACATAACCTACAGGGGAGATGTAGTAAAGGGAATAGGAGATGACTGTGCTGTTTTTAAACTGGGAGATGCCTATTTAACAATTACCACAGATATGATGTTTAGATCCACCCATTTTCCAGATATCCTCACACCTTTTCAGATAGGGATGAGGGTAATTACTGCCACTGTATCAGATATATGTGCAATGTGTGCCAGGCCCTTAGGTATAGTGGTGTCTATGGGACTCCCTAAAATAGATAGGGATTTTCTCTTAGAGTTGATAAGGGGGATAGATTACGCATGTAGAAAATACAGTTGTCCCATAGTTGGTGGAGATACAAATAGGGCTAAAGAGTTAACACTCTGTGGTACAGCGATTGGAATAACAGATAACCCTGTATATAGGGGAGGAAATGTTGGAGAGGATATAATGGTAACCTACGATATAGGTAGAGTGTTTTGTGCCTTGGAGATCCTCAAGATGAGGGATAAGGGAGTGATAAGTAAAAAAACCTTCTACAATCTCTGGGAGGAGTATCCAGATATTATGAAAAAACTACTAGAGCCCAGTGCAAGGGTGAGGGAGGGGCTGATCCTGAATAAGTATGTAAGTTCCTGCTGTGATGTATCAGATGGACTTAAAAAGGAGTTGTTCTATATTGGCAACTTTGAAGTATCTAGTAAGAAACTCTTAAGAGTTGTACCGAAGGATGTTATAGAGTTCTGCGATAGGTTTCAGATAAATCCTATACATGCTGCTTTGAACAGTGGGGAGGAGTTTGAATTACTTTTTACGACGAAGAGATGTGATGATGTTGTTGAAGTGTTGAGAAGGGAGTGTAACGGGGAGGCTAAGAAGATCGGGAAGGTTATAGAGGAAGGTTGTTATATAGACGGTGAGGAGTTAGAGTTAGGGGGTTATATTCACAGTTGGGAGTAA
- a CDS encoding DUF371 domain-containing protein, which yields MKTFVITARGHTNVKCTHKTTLEITKENYLTSTGDCIIGISADKSMLDFPEDFKERLRNADRIVVEILVDELREVIVGKGHKDLILNHPTDIVIRKSTYICPRTLMISANKSAKDIDREIVRRLREGGKLIFKITVD from the coding sequence ATGAAGACCTTCGTTATTACTGCAAGAGGGCATACAAATGTTAAATGTACCCATAAAACCACCTTGGAGATTACAAAAGAGAACTATTTAACATCAACTGGAGACTGTATAATCGGAATATCTGCAGATAAATCCATGTTGGACTTTCCAGAGGATTTCAAGGAGAGGCTAAGAAATGCCGATAGAATAGTTGTTGAGATCTTAGTAGATGAACTAAGGGAGGTTATCGTAGGAAAGGGACATAAAGATCTTATCCTAAATCACCCCACTGATATAGTAATTAGAAAGAGTACCTACATCTGTCCAAGGACTTTGATGATCTCAGCGAATAAAAGTGCTAAGGATATAGATCGGGAGATTGTTAGGAGGTTGAGGGAAGGTGGTAAGTTGATATTTAAAATAACGGTAGATTAG
- a CDS encoding DUF2666 domain-containing protein: MINITTTKKDKESIQFRVKKGNWFVVKKMEIDENTENIDIARILISIEETLDRKIVEYLPFDIKKLEEIADEIYKKKGRVKDEDIVEVIKKLKSPRITRKLKEITDSKEGVEILKIILNRMVLERLGIKTRIDTKLIDKYIEKDVLNKG; the protein is encoded by the coding sequence GTGATAAATATTACCACTACAAAAAAGGACAAGGAGAGTATACAATTTAGGGTAAAAAAAGGAAATTGGTTTGTCGTTAAAAAGATGGAGATCGATGAAAATACTGAAAATATAGATATTGCAAGGATATTGATATCCATAGAGGAGACGTTAGATAGGAAAATAGTGGAGTACCTGCCCTTCGATATAAAGAAACTTGAAGAGATTGCAGATGAGATATATAAAAAGAAGGGTAGAGTAAAGGATGAAGACATTGTAGAGGTTATCAAAAAGTTAAAATCTCCCAGGATAACTAGGAAGTTAAAAGAGATAACAGATTCCAAAGAGGGTGTAGAAATACTTAAAATTATCCTTAACAGGATGGTGTTGGAGAGGCTAGGTATTAAGACTAGGATAGACACCAAACTTATAGATAAATACATAGAGAAAGATGTTTTAAATAAGGGATAA
- a CDS encoding TraB/GumN family protein: MHHITINNGHNNCDIYILGTAHVSEDSIKEVEETIKEIDPDLIAVELDSDRFFALINGENGKDPKDINIWEILKSGDIGLFLLHTILASFQREIGEKFNIKPGSEMKKAIELAKLYKKPLYLIDRPIDITLKRALSSMSLKEKLKLLCQLFEDDDSISKLDKRSIKEIVDNAEELVEILKDLSPSLYKVFVDERDRYMAKNIFDTSIGREKIVVVVGAGHVKGIIDYLKKLERGEIEIDLNELMEVKRGRNYLKIVFSMVLIGIILYGIYSISSNPEVLKKFTIDWILINGTLSALGVVLARGKLPSVISAFLVAPITSLIPVIGAGYIVGLVELKCRGITQEDIQQLLRCDKLKELMNNNLMRVLMVAALSSLGSAIGTFYFIPKFLGL; encoded by the coding sequence ATGCACCATATTACGATAAACAACGGACATAATAACTGTGATATTTACATCTTAGGTACTGCCCATGTTTCAGAGGACAGTATAAAAGAGGTAGAGGAAACTATAAAGGAGATAGATCCTGATTTAATAGCAGTTGAGTTGGACAGTGATAGATTCTTCGCCCTTATAAATGGAGAAAATGGTAAGGATCCAAAGGATATAAACATATGGGAGATACTAAAAAGTGGAGATATTGGATTATTCTTACTTCATACTATTCTCGCAAGTTTTCAGAGGGAGATAGGAGAAAAATTTAACATTAAACCTGGTAGTGAGATGAAGAAGGCTATAGAGTTGGCTAAATTATATAAAAAACCTCTCTATCTAATAGACAGACCTATTGATATTACACTTAAACGTGCATTAAGCAGTATGTCCCTTAAGGAGAAGTTGAAGTTACTCTGCCAGTTGTTTGAAGATGATGACAGTATTAGTAAGTTGGATAAGAGATCTATAAAGGAGATTGTAGATAACGCCGAGGAGTTAGTTGAAATATTGAAGGACCTATCTCCTTCCCTCTATAAGGTATTTGTAGATGAGAGAGATAGATACATGGCAAAGAACATCTTTGATACCAGTATTGGAAGGGAGAAGATAGTTGTTGTAGTTGGAGCAGGTCATGTTAAGGGGATAATAGATTATCTGAAAAAACTTGAGAGGGGAGAGATAGAGATCGATCTAAATGAACTGATGGAGGTAAAAAGGGGAAGGAATTATTTAAAAATAGTATTTTCAATGGTTTTAATTGGGATTATACTTTATGGGATATACTCAATATCCTCCAATCCAGAGGTTTTGAAAAAATTCACCATAGACTGGATACTGATAAACGGCACCCTCTCTGCTCTGGGAGTTGTCCTTGCAAGGGGCAAATTGCCCTCTGTTATCTCTGCATTCCTTGTGGCACCTATAACCTCCCTCATACCTGTTATTGGAGCAGGTTATATCGTAGGATTGGTGGAGTTGAAGTGTAGAGGTATAACCCAGGAGGATATTCAACAACTACTTAGGTGCGATAAGTTAAAGGAGTTGATGAATAACAACCTTATGAGGGTATTGATGGTGGCAGCCCTCTCCAGTCTTGGAAGTGCCATAGGTACCTTTTACTTTATACCTAAGTTCTTAGGACTTTAG
- a CDS encoding aconitase X catalytic domain-containing protein: MYLTKEEERIYNGEHGEILEVAMNLLVSLGDIYGAERLVEISSAQVSGVSYKTIGEEGLNFLRDVSKGDVKVSVPTTLNPAGMDLSRYRELNFPKDFVEKQLEIIECFKKIGVEIGCTCTPYLSGNVPTYGDHIAWAESSAVSYANSVIGARTNREGGPSALASALIGKTPLYGYHLDENRVPSYTVEVEVELKDVSDYGVLGSLVGKIVKNEVPYFIFKNGISGNKYSRLKALGASLAASGGVALYHVEGITPECRMGKIKIDDTERITVSKEDIEEEFHRLNTTEEKPDLICIGCPHCSLEEIKEIVDFIVKNNIKRFKCDLWVCTSIHIKAIADRMGYTEIIERVGGKVVCDTCMVVAPIEEMGYKNVATNSGKGAVYLPNFCNSNVIYGSTWEVLKKGV, encoded by the coding sequence TTGTACCTAACAAAGGAGGAGGAAAGGATATACAACGGAGAACATGGGGAGATCCTAGAAGTGGCTATGAACCTCTTAGTATCCCTTGGAGATATATACGGGGCAGAGAGACTTGTAGAGATATCCTCAGCCCAGGTCTCTGGAGTATCCTATAAAACTATAGGAGAGGAAGGTTTAAACTTCTTAAGGGATGTCTCCAAAGGTGATGTTAAGGTATCTGTACCTACAACCTTAAACCCTGCAGGTATGGATCTATCTAGATATAGGGAACTTAATTTTCCTAAGGATTTTGTAGAGAAGCAACTGGAGATAATAGAGTGTTTCAAAAAGATAGGTGTTGAGATAGGATGTACCTGTACACCTTATCTATCTGGCAACGTTCCTACCTATGGAGATCACATAGCCTGGGCAGAATCCTCTGCTGTATCCTATGCAAACTCTGTTATTGGTGCCAGGACGAACAGGGAGGGAGGGCCCTCTGCTCTGGCATCTGCACTAATTGGAAAGACACCTCTCTATGGATACCATCTAGATGAGAACAGGGTACCAAGTTATACTGTTGAGGTGGAGGTAGAGTTAAAGGATGTATCTGATTATGGAGTTTTAGGATCATTAGTTGGAAAAATTGTAAAGAATGAGGTTCCATACTTTATATTTAAAAATGGTATCTCTGGGAATAAGTACAGTAGGCTAAAGGCACTTGGTGCCTCCTTAGCTGCCAGTGGTGGTGTAGCACTCTATCATGTTGAAGGAATAACACCAGAGTGTAGGATGGGTAAAATAAAGATTGATGATACTGAGAGAATAACTGTAAGTAAAGAGGATATAGAGGAGGAGTTTCATAGATTAAATACCACAGAGGAGAAACCTGATCTCATATGTATAGGGTGTCCACACTGTAGTTTAGAGGAGATAAAGGAGATTGTAGATTTTATAGTGAAAAATAATATTAAGAGATTTAAGTGCGACCTCTGGGTATGTACATCTATACATATCAAGGCTATTGCAGATAGGATGGGCTATACAGAGATTATTGAGAGGGTGGGAGGTAAGGTTGTATGCGATACCTGTATGGTTGTTGCACCAATTGAAGAGATGGGCTATAAAAATGTTGCCACAAATTCAGGAAAGGGGGCAGTGTATCTGCCTAATTTCTGTAATAGTAATGTAATATACGGGAGTACTTGGGAGGTGTTAAAGAAAGGAGTATAA
- the mmp11 gene encoding methanogenesis marker protein 11, translated as MNNISYKRIVAMVDEGLGIIELVEEHPCPNGSQWVIYQYKRTSPLVISAWREGNKHHFILKIGRCRLNLLPSISAAGIEEVSIKEDNVHIHYAGLAGGGVGIELRKGAENVIDTVILERGGGSKLCRGIVITPKMEKLMVGIDDTDTKEEGATWVLAHEIGRYVESKGFGYYMDHTIVQLYPGNPHKTQNCVSVALTFAVYPQYKYKVKEVIRDFLKERSLSDKTAMALYYGITPSKSMKIFTNKAKEGMVSIEEAIGVAEKNNIEIVKIFDREEGIIGAVAALGLAEHHDIAAKLPEDME; from the coding sequence ATGAATAATATATCCTATAAGAGAATAGTAGCCATGGTAGATGAGGGTTTAGGGATCATTGAACTCGTAGAGGAACATCCATGTCCCAACGGATCCCAGTGGGTAATATACCAGTATAAAAGGACATCTCCCCTTGTAATATCTGCATGGAGGGAAGGTAATAAACACCACTTTATATTAAAGATAGGGAGATGTAGGTTAAACCTATTGCCCTCAATTTCTGCAGCAGGTATTGAAGAGGTCTCTATAAAGGAAGATAATGTTCATATCCACTATGCAGGATTGGCTGGGGGCGGGGTAGGAATAGAGTTGAGGAAGGGGGCTGAGAATGTTATCGACACTGTAATACTGGAAAGGGGAGGAGGTTCAAAACTTTGTAGAGGTATTGTTATTACTCCGAAGATGGAGAAGTTGATGGTAGGTATAGACGATACAGATACAAAGGAGGAGGGGGCAACCTGGGTACTGGCACATGAGATAGGGAGGTATGTTGAAAGTAAGGGGTTCGGATACTACATGGATCATACCATAGTGCAACTGTACCCTGGGAATCCCCATAAAACCCAGAACTGTGTCTCAGTTGCACTAACCTTTGCAGTATATCCTCAGTATAAGTATAAAGTTAAAGAAGTTATTAGGGATTTCCTTAAAGAGAGGAGTCTATCTGATAAAACTGCTATGGCTCTATACTACGGTATAACTCCATCTAAGAGTATGAAGATATTCACAAATAAGGCAAAGGAGGGGATGGTATCCATAGAGGAGGCTATAGGTGTAGCGGAGAAGAACAACATAGAGATAGTTAAGATATTTGACAGGGAGGAGGGAATAATTGGTGCTGTCGCTGCTTTAGGCCTCGCTGAACACCATGATATCGCTGCAAAGTTACCAGAGGATATGGAGTAA
- the aroD gene encoding type I 3-dehydroquinate dehydratase produces MICVPIVEDNIKDAIISAERALEVADMVEFVVDYFREIREEDIIEMTKYPSIITIRAHWEGGRYRGSYDRRIKLYKVAIENNAKYIDIELKEKRNRELVDFRDDIGSKTKIIISYHNFKETPSYDTLLDIVNRELQIGDIGKFATMVNTKRDILNILKIIQEFEGKVIGIGMGEKGKLTRILGTYFGSILTFASMDGKCSAPGQIDVERLKEIYKTLNLVPMNDDKCSTPMEIDIKELKKPSSSKVLRT; encoded by the coding sequence ATGATATGTGTCCCAATAGTGGAGGATAATATAAAAGACGCCATCATTAGTGCAGAGAGGGCCTTAGAAGTAGCAGATATGGTGGAATTTGTAGTAGATTACTTCAGGGAGATCAGAGAAGAAGATATTATAGAAATGACTAAATACCCCTCTATTATTACAATAAGGGCTCATTGGGAAGGGGGAAGATACAGGGGTAGTTATGATAGAAGGATAAAACTATACAAGGTAGCTATTGAAAACAATGCAAAATATATAGATATAGAGTTAAAAGAAAAAAGAAACAGAGAACTTGTTGATTTTAGGGATGATATAGGCTCAAAGACTAAGATTATTATATCCTACCACAACTTTAAAGAGACCCCTTCATACGATACACTCTTAGATATAGTAAATAGAGAACTCCAGATAGGAGACATTGGTAAATTTGCCACCATGGTTAATACTAAAAGAGATATTTTAAATATTTTAAAGATTATACAGGAGTTTGAAGGAAAAGTAATAGGTATAGGGATGGGAGAAAAGGGTAAATTAACAAGGATACTGGGAACCTACTTTGGGAGTATATTAACTTTTGCCTCTATGGATGGTAAATGTTCAGCACCTGGACAGATAGATGTAGAGAGATTAAAGGAAATATATAAAACATTGAATTTAGTACCTATGAATGACGATAAATGTTCTACACCTATGGAGATAGATATAAAAGAGTTAAAAAAACCCTCATCTTCTAAAGTCCTAAGAACTTAG
- a CDS encoding AMP phosphorylase yields the protein MLFFKAKLLDIDLGNNGVIANERDLIGTEYYPQDRVLVESSKGSFIGVLYTTKRMVKEGELGISRGAIEGIEEGEEVRLRHAPRPKSLKYIKKKMEGQVLKPQEIHTIVDEIVQGKLSNIELTSFIVSTYIHGMEMGEIVEMTKRMGETGDKLHWDKHPVVDVHSIGGVPGNKYALITVPIVASAGIIIPKTSSRAITSAAGTADVMEVLTRVDLNAEEMKRVVETTNGCLVWGGSVNLAPADDIIINIERPLSIDPQPQLLSSVMAKKIAAGINYTVIDIPVGLGTKIKNEREGYALARKFIELGERVGIDVECAITYGGQPIGRAVGPALEAKEALKALEDPKSAPKSLIEKSLSLAGILLEFGGVAQIGSGVKVAKDILYSGKALEKFREIVIEQGGGITNSEDVELGQYFEDIPSPKDGYVISLSNKGITNIAKEAGAPKDKKAGVLLYVKRGCKVNKGDILYRIYSSSEDRLRSAVELARRTYPVRVEGMVIRRISKF from the coding sequence ATGCTATTCTTTAAGGCAAAACTGCTGGATATAGATTTGGGAAATAACGGGGTAATAGCAAATGAGAGGGATTTGATAGGGACAGAGTACTATCCTCAAGATAGAGTGTTGGTGGAGAGTTCAAAGGGATCCTTCATCGGAGTACTATACACCACAAAGAGGATGGTTAAGGAGGGAGAGTTAGGGATCAGTAGAGGTGCCATAGAGGGTATAGAGGAGGGGGAGGAGGTAAGATTAAGACATGCTCCTAGACCTAAGTCTCTAAAGTATATAAAAAAGAAGATGGAGGGGCAGGTGCTAAAACCTCAGGAGATACATACCATAGTAGATGAGATAGTCCAGGGAAAACTATCAAATATAGAGTTAACAAGTTTTATAGTCTCTACATATATCCACGGTATGGAGATGGGAGAGATCGTAGAGATGACTAAGAGGATGGGAGAAACTGGTGATAAACTTCACTGGGATAAACACCCTGTGGTAGATGTTCACAGTATTGGAGGGGTACCTGGAAACAAGTATGCCCTAATTACTGTACCAATTGTGGCCTCTGCAGGCATAATTATTCCTAAAACATCCTCCAGGGCTATAACCTCTGCTGCTGGGACGGCAGATGTAATGGAGGTACTTACAAGGGTAGATTTAAATGCTGAGGAGATGAAGAGGGTAGTTGAAACTACCAACGGATGTCTAGTTTGGGGAGGAAGTGTAAATTTAGCCCCTGCAGATGATATAATAATAAACATTGAGAGGCCCCTCTCTATAGATCCTCAACCTCAACTACTCTCAAGTGTTATGGCAAAGAAGATCGCAGCAGGTATCAACTATACTGTAATTGATATACCTGTTGGACTTGGGACTAAGATAAAAAATGAGAGAGAGGGCTATGCCCTTGCAAGGAAGTTTATAGAACTTGGTGAGAGAGTTGGCATAGATGTAGAGTGTGCCATCACTTATGGAGGGCAACCAATAGGGAGGGCTGTAGGTCCTGCCCTTGAGGCTAAAGAGGCACTTAAGGCTCTCGAGGATCCCAAATCTGCTCCAAAGAGTTTAATCGAGAAATCCCTATCTCTCGCTGGGATTCTCTTAGAGTTCGGAGGTGTAGCACAGATAGGATCTGGGGTAAAGGTGGCTAAGGATATTCTCTACTCTGGAAAGGCTCTGGAGAAATTTAGAGAGATCGTGATTGAACAGGGAGGAGGTATCACCAACTCCGAGGATGTGGAATTAGGGCAATACTTCGAGGACATCCCTTCTCCAAAGGATGGGTATGTGATATCCCTATCCAACAAGGGAATAACAAATATAGCGAAGGAGGCTGGTGCTCCCAAAGATAAAAAGGCTGGAGTATTACTCTACGTGAAAAGGGGCTGTAAGGTAAACAAGGGGGATATACTATACAGAATATACTCCAGTTCAGAGGATAGGCTAAGATCTGCAGTTGAACTTGCCAGAAGGACGTATCCAGTAAGAGTTGAAGGTATGGTTATTAGAAGGATTAGTAAATTCTAA